The segment AATATTTTAGTTACATAATCATCTGTAATTCTTTTAAACAGGTTTTCTTGCTGCTTTCTATAATACACATATTTGTAAAACTGATGAGTTTTTTGTTTCTAAAAACTCGATTTACAATCTAAAATACAGGTAACTGAAACGTCCATAGGTAAACTCAGTTAGTGTAATACACTGGGGCCCTATTACACCACAGTCCGGTCCAGGCAAAACTATCACAGTGGCTTCTTGCATCCCAAAGTCTTCTTTTAAACTTCTTTTTACCCAACAAGCAAATGGAATAGAATGAAAAACAGTggcaaattttttttcatttccagtCACATTTAGAACCAGCTAATACAATGGCAGCCTAGTAACAAATTCAACAGCTCAGCCAGGGAACTCTTACCATTGGTACTGAACTCAGGTTTTTCTCTGAATAAATAATGATCATATTCAGGTCGCAGCCATGTGTACTTGTACAGTTATGCAGACAATTAGTCAGTATAACAGATCCACATGTTCAAGACATTCAGCAAGGTGATGATGATTACGCCAAGGCCAAACCTCAGTCTCCATTACATACAGTAATCCGCCACATTGGGGATTGACTGAGCTGGAAACACGAGAAATCATTTGCTGCAATTTCAGAATATCCTACATCAGCAAAAGGAAGAGGCAAGGAGTAAACATGCCCAGTTGAAAATGAGAGATTCCTTCAATATATGTCCATTAGTGTAATAAATGGATTCTGATTTTGCTGATTATACCCTCAAACACAATTTTGTGTCAGCTGTAAGAGTTAGAACTCACCACCTGCAAATTTGAATCATTTGATCACACGTGTATTCACATTTTTGTTACCAGAAGAAATAGTATTTGGTATTTTATGGAATGGATTCAATTTTGTTAGTGAAGGCTTTTTCTTGTTTATATCAGATCAGATGATACACTGGTTTAGGAAGCCGTTTACTTCAGATTACCTGCCGTTCCTCATTATTCTGTCTACCGCTTTGGTGCTTTTAATGTCCTTACACAGTCTCATGATTATAGTCTCCATGGATCACAACGTAGTGGGCTCCTCGTGTATTTACTCAACGATAGAAAACATTTATCCTTCATGTTTGAGCTAgatgcagctggaggaaacctGGAATTTCACAcgaagtgttttgttttaaaaatcattgaCATGATTTTAAACTGGCACTCGATCATGAATCTTCATCTCCATAATTTGTGCATTCTAAAATCATAAACGACAAGCTTTTTTTAGCCCATGTAATTAGTTTCTGTTGAAAAATCATGTCTCAACCAGGTCTCAAAGCCACATATAATTGGAACTTCAGTTCAAATGTACATGATGAAAAGTTATGCATAAAAAGGAATGTTGCCACTTATGTTACAACCCACCCTGCAGATATCTGGGAGAATATGATGAGTAGAGATTTCTTCAGATCACTACACTTCTACCACTATGCGAACTCCCCCGATCCTGTCAATAAAAGAACATTAGATTTCAGTTTGTGAGCAATAGTAGCACTTATAGCTATTATTTCGTGCAACCTCCACATTTTCACAAAATTAATAGACAAAGCATAAAACAGAACTTCAAATTTCCATACTGGCAATAAAGAATCATCTTCCATCTCCAAACAATAATATAACTCCCACGAACATGTTTGTCATGATTTTCTGAAACCATAGTTCTAGTATTATATGTCTGGAATTTGATAATGCtggtattttgttttaatatttaattGATTCATTAATTAAATGATATATTAACAGAAGAACCTCAACGTCAGTGTAAAGTCATTTTTCCCATAGTGTGTGATTCTCTACATAACCCAGTCAAGATCAGGAACTTTTTGGGTAAGACTGTACCCAAGAAACTTAACATCACTTTCAAAATGTACAATACACTAGAATATGACTCAAAAAAGCACAGTAATAGAAATTACTATGTTGTAAGACAAAAAATATTATATTGCTAAAAGCGATAACTCACTGACTGTCGTCCACGATTGGATCTTCGTGCACTGCTTTCCTCTGAGCCACCATCTACAGAATGGTAGCTTGGGGGCTTCTCGTGATACTTAAATGGCTTCTTCAAGGCATCCAACCATTCTGCCATTCGATCATCCGACCGCACCCTGTTATATCGAGAGCGGTTATCATTATCATCCAAGGAACTCCATGATCCTTGTCGTCTGCCACGAGGTGGAGGAGAATAGCTTTGGTCTCTGCGCCTATTTCTTCTTTCAGGTGAATAATCTCTATTACTTCGGCGATGTGGTCGTCTGTTCTCCTCATAACCTCTTCTGCCATGCCTCTGGTTTGAGCTGCTGTGTCTTGACCGGTCCTCATAATCAGAATCATCACTATAATCTTCGAAATTCTGTCTTCTTGGGAGCCACTGACCTCTCTGGTGGCCATCTTCAAAGTCATCTCTTCTATTCCCTTGAGATCGATTAGTTCTTCTGTCTTGAGAGCTCCTACTGGACCTTGATCCTTCCCGGGATCTGTGACTTCTGGCAAGCCCCATATCCAAAATATCCTCGTGACTTCGAACCCTTCTTTGATTATTCCTCCGAGAGGAGTTGCTAGTTCTTTGTGATGAAGGAAGACTAGTGTCATGGACTGTCTCCATTATTGGAGGTAGGTGGATGACACGACGATCTATTTCTCTAACTCCAATTTCATTTAGTGATGAAAGCACACTGGGAGGCGCACTTCCACTTGTACGAATTCCATTTTGTAGAGGTTGTACAGTGTTCAAGTTTTTCACCTCGTTCTCTATGTAGTCTAGCATCTTAACAGAAGAGTCTGGGTGACCACTGTAAGGGACAACAGTCAATGGTATACTGTTCTTTGTGGAAAAATCTACacaatggaaacaaaaaaaataaaattaaactttgTATAGAAGTTTTTGAAGTATCTTCAAATGTGTTTCAATAAAGTAATGGAAGATATTGATAGCAAGGCAATTAGCAGAGTTACAAATTAAAGTAAATCCAGAAAGGTGGCTTAACATAAAAAGATGAGAAAGATTCcacaagaaataatttaaaatacaGTGTAGCAACATACACAGTACCCAGGGGAGCTAGAGACAAATCATGCTTTAGAATTATTGAGATATGACACCAAGAAAATCAGGACTGGAAATTAAACATTGTAGAATGCAAGAGATAACACACAGTGTGcagatggaggaacacagtaggccagacagcagaggagcaggaaaagtgaCGTTTCGGGtggaggcccttcttcagaaagggattctgaagaagaatcctgacCAGagatgacagctttcctgctcctctgattctacctggcctgttgtgttcctccagctgcacactgttatttctgactccagcatcagcagttcttactagcaCACTGTATAATGCAACATGTTTGAGCAAACACAGTAAAGGAAGAGAGGAAGGTAGTGAAACTTGCACCATAATAGAATGGCTGTAGACAGAGGTCCAGTTATCAATGTGAAAACCAGAATCGTATGTAGATAGTGCACTGAgacctcttttttaaaaaaaagaaaaacaaaaaaagtgtaaTGTACAGACTATGTAGTAACTgaaaggaggtggggtgagaaaTATGCAAAGAAATTAGGAAATTAAGTAAATTGAAATGGAGATTTTGACTACCCTGCAATTTGACGGAAGAGCTTGGTGCAGGGAATAAGGAAATGGAGTTCTACAATCTGTACATATtcctttttaattgaattcaataaaaagcccAACAAGGAAGATTTACTATTGGACCTAGAATTGGATTTCTAACAGTCAATGGACAGAAAGTTAGCATTggtcagaaactgaaatggatgaGCCGAATAAATACTGTAGATAAAAGGAAGAGGTCAGAGACtcggaatttttaaaaattcctttatGGCATGAgtgcatcactggttaggccagcatctatcacctatccctaattgccttcagggcagttcagagtcaacactgctatgggtctggagtcatctgtaggtcagaccaggtaaggatgctaatttctttccctaaagggcattagtgaaccagatggacttttctgACAATGGATCCATGGTGTTCAAAGTTGGGTtaagtgtttgtaaaatgctaggttggggggggagggggggtggatgTAAAGGACTGCGTTGGCCCCTTTAAAAGATTGTGTTTTCTGTGCTCGGAGAGGTGGGTGAGcagtttgaaagtttgcaagtacagacagcacccaaattgaaacatttgtatcgcAGGCTGTATCGTTAGCAggatttttaccaagacaacaggtttttgaatttagccaaatcAATTtcaaccaggcacttagataccaaaaacctatcAAATTTGAATCTGTTGGTTTTGACAAGTTAGGACCAATccaattgtaagaaattgatatgccATCAAGGGTAAAAAGGAAGCATTTTGATGGGGTGGGGAACCAGGAGAACTAACTGCCATCTGCGAGAGTTAACAGCTTTCAGCTCTCAACAGAGTCACTGGCTCTCACAATCTCTTCCGGATCTTAGAGAAAGCACCTCCACGTTATAACAATGATCACCATTTCGACTctttaattccacatatttattgaattcaactgcaccattttccatggtgggattcaaacccaagtccccagaacattacctcagtctctggattaacagtgcagagATAATACCAGTAAGTGACTGCCTCCCTTTGGGAACTACAACTCATTTTGACACTCCAAAGCCTTTGCAGCATCTACAAAACTCAGGTCAGTTCTGTGAAAGAACACTCCACTTTCCTGGGAGAGTACAgcttcaacaatattcaagattaacactatccagaacaaagcaaagcAGTCTGTTTAAGCTACAGTCACAAAAATTCATTCCTTCTACCACAGACACCCTCAgttacagcagtgtgtaccacccaCAAGACACACTGTAGCAACTCAtcaaggttccttcaacagcatcttccaaactggTGATACCATTAAAGGATTGagaagggcagtagatgcatAGTGAGCTCTGACAGCAGcactgaaacctcaaaatggaaCCCTGCTAGAATTCAATAAGGCTGGCAAAAGTGGCATCAGTTCAAAGAAGTGAGCTGTTTAATAGGTAATGGTTGAGTTGTATGTGCCCACTTTAAAGTTACATTGAGGAAAGGTAAGAATTTCCTTTTTGTTATAAGAAACTTAACTTTTCTACTTGACTTAAaagcagcttttttaaaaaaagaaaacaagaataCGTCTTAAAAGCTATGGCAGCAGAGCTCAGTCGCTTGTGTTGCACAGCCTGCAGCACACGGAAAAAGCTAGAAGCCCTGGCAGTCTGGATGACCAATTCTGCAGGAAGTGTAGCCTGTTTGAGCAGCTTGAGTGCCAGGCCTTGGAGCTTGAGGATCAACTGGAGGCACTGCATTGCATCCATGAGGCTGAGAGTTATATAGATAATACATTTTTAGACATGGTCCTCTGCAGTTGAAGGGTAGTTGTCAGGTAAGGAAGGTGTGATCCTCAGTAAGAAAGGAAGCAGGCAGGGCCGAGAGTGCATCTCACTCAAGAATAGTTTATTTTATGCATGGaattgacaaggtagatgtagagaggatCTTAACAGAGAACTTGGGGCCAGTATATAGACGAGGGATTTCCCTTTTAAGATTGGGTGACCAGGAATTTCTATTCTAAGAGGTTTATTGGCCTTTGAAATTATTTTCCACAGGTAATAGTGGAGGCAGAATATTAAACTTATTTGAGGCCGAGTTAGACTACTGTTTGACTGATGAGAGTCAAGGGGGAGGGGACAGGCAAAGTAAAGttaagaccacaatcagatcagccataattgtacTGAATGGAGAATCAGGCCTGACAGACCAAAAGGTCTTGTCCTGCTCCTGCTTCTAAAATCTGAACTGAGTAGTTTATATGCATTTAAAAGGGAAATGAGGCAAATATATAGTGAAGAAGGGAAGAGATGATTCCAGTGGTAGATTtaaatgagggaaaaaaaatgggaAGAAGTTCAAGTGGGGTGTAAGAGCAGGTTTGGTCAGCTTGTGCTATGTAGTCCTATGTATATCTGTTAAACAGACTTCTAATTATCCCAATTAGAAAGACAGGCTGAATTTGTTCAAAGAGGTTTTCTCTTTTGGATGAAACATTCTAATGGGATGGTTAACAATAGTTAAATTTTCCAGTTGGCTGTTCATGGTAAGGCTTAGGAAAAAGCAaccaggttttcttttaaaatccagCTGTCGTAAGTCCAAATGGAGTCCACTTGTGAGTGGCTGTACATGTATACAGCTTCTTTTTTCTTTAAGTAGAGCATTTCCATAAAGCTGCATCTAATTttatgcaaaataaaaatgaatttgaAGAAAATTCTACATGAATAGTACTTGGTGTAGGAAATCGAAACACACAAAATCAAaacggagataacaaagtgtggagcggatgaacacagcaggccaagcagcatcagaggagcacaaaagccttttctgatgaagggtctaggcccgaaacgtcagcttttgtggtcctaagatgctgcttgacctgctgtgttcatccagctccacatttcgttatctcggattctccagcatctgcagttcctagtatctctgaacaCAAAATCAAAACGTAATGTCATCATTAAGTTTTCTTCAGCGCTTCATCAGTTTGAAGGTATGATGTATAGTAGTGAAAAGAAAATATTACCACAAAATCTCAATCCATTTTTGTTGCCTTCCCAGTTATCATGTATTACTTGAACTAGTAAAAGCTAACAGCACATGAATACTAGAGACTACATACCTCTTTGTGTCAGTCCATTAATGTAGGTCGAATTCAACTGGGAATTTCTTTCATCCCCTCCATACATTGGCCTGTTAAACATCCATGGTAACATGCCCTGCTTTGCCTGTTTCACAAGTTCATGTCTTGCCAGAGCTAAATTCAAAAGAACAATGTTAAGAATCTTATTCAAAAACATTCTTTGGTGAAGATTTGTGAAAATATAGAGTTTCTAATAAATATATTATACTAATAATCTAAAATCTGTTGCTAGAATTTTATTACAATGCAAACCATTATGTTAGACCATAAAAGAAAAGCAAGACGACTCTGGATATTCGAAACAAAAAGTGCTGCAGCATTCAGCAAATCAGGTAGCATCCACGGTGGGAGAGGCTGAGATAATGAGCTGAATCTTTTCAAGATGTAGCTATCAGAATCAATTGCAAGCCAAGtagaaatgggaaataaataccAGCCTTCTTAATGATGACTATGTCTGAAGAACAAAGAAACTCTCAATTTTTAGGAACGTATCTGTATCTGAACTATTACATGACCATAGCCAATTATTCAATGAATTGACTGCTGAGCAATGTTGGGAAAGAGGCATTTTCATCTTACAATCATTAGTAAAAATTTCACAAGGATACCAATTCAAGAGGAAATCAATTCAAGGGGAAAGCTGACATCAAGACAGTGACAGAAAATGCTGATTGGGTAGCACGGAAAATGTACAAGTTAGTGATAATTGATAGTATATCACCTGGTCCTGTAAAAATGTTAAAACAGGCAGGTTGACTGATTGAATCAGAGAATCGTATCACCTGTTTGACCAAGTTAAAAAAGGGACAGTGGATttagagataaaaggaactgtagatgctgaagaatcaGAGCTATTCTTTCCGATGTGCTAAGAACAGTGCCCTGTGTATTTTCTTCAGCAGTACGCGAGTCTGGTACTAGCATTGGTTATACAGATTATGTTGCAAATTCTTTTACATAGTTAGATACTTATTCGGGGGAAGTCTGGAAAGAGcgataattaatttttaaaaatgcttcacCTTCCTCTGGGCAACAACAACGTTTTGGACAGCAGATGCATCGAAGATAACAGCAGCACCTTTGTGGGCAACACTGGCACCAACAGATACTAATCAATATGAACAATAGCAGAATGCCCATGATAATAAATATCACTGTAAGCCAATCTGCAACAAAAAGAGATAGTAATTATATTATTGTAGAAGAATCTGTTGCAAAGGAGGACTCACTCCATTAGGCTTAATGCACTAAAATGTGCTCGTTACATTAAGTGAGGGGATATATTTTCAATAGCTATTCCTTCATATTATACATGTACTTTATCAAAATGTTCCGTATTGCATTTGTATGCAATGTATATACATTCACAAGCACATGTTTGAAATTTATTCAGTTTGAAAGATCTCCAACTTAGACACCCACCCTATTGGGTTGATTTCTACACATTGATATGCAGTCAGTGTGGTCAATATCCTCTATATTGCTGCATTGTGTTAGAAAGGAATGcagaatataaaataaaattattaattGTGCTCAGGTGTTTCACTGATATTTTCCCAAATTACCACTATCAAAACATACGCAGATATTGGAAGCTAACAGATGGTCACAAGAATGCTCCAAAGGCATTCAGCTGAAGATTTTCGTATTATTAAGATAGCAATATTCTCAGGAttgagcagtttaaaaaaaaacccatctcagATGTGCCGACAGCTGCAATACAGGGAAAGGGGAACTCAAGGACAGCAGCGTGGGGGTCCTGATGGAGACACAGGGTTATGGCAGAGAGTGCTaatgacagacagacaggcagtcTTTGGGACAGGTTGGGGTTACCCATTTTGGAAAAGAGATTCTTGAGGGAAGCATCCATCTTATATAGCTTTGAGCGAAGAGTAGGATACCCCGCTAGACTCTTCCTCCAGCCCAAGCTCCCCTTCTGAACTTGTTCTGCCAGCTTCAAAAATTGAAGTCAGGCAGGAAAGAGCCCTTAAAGGGGGAAGGCCTTTTGCCTGTAAACCCAGCAGCAATGCCTTTAAATCCATGCCCAGAAGTCACCTTCTCCCAGAATGGTGATATTCTGTTCATCAGATGTTATTTAAAATGTTGGCCTAGAGAATTCTGTTGCATGGAAACTAAGGAGGTAGTTATATCAAATTGTGCATCAACTTTCAACTCAAGTTAATCCCCTTCCCAACTAAATTGTTGAAACTGCAAACTATTAATAAAATAGCATAGGAAACATGTCATCTCCTTAACCAAGAAGATTTACGAATTAAATAAACTGCATAAGGAGAGCGAAGGGGTGTGAATTGAGAAATAAATCTAAAGTCTCAAATCAGCTGCAGGTAACTAAATAAAAGGACAGGAAAGGAAAAACAATTTCTTAAAAGGTGACATTTTAAACATCTCCGACATCAATTCACAACACTAAAGATTGATGGTCTACTCTTAAAATGTAGAATTTTTATGGCGTAGCT is part of the Stegostoma tigrinum isolate sSteTig4 chromosome 12, sSteTig4.hap1, whole genome shotgun sequence genome and harbors:
- the LOC125457301 gene encoding immunoglobulin-like domain-containing receptor 1; this translates as MKKLCAYIVFSLTQTACHALLVTVQETQRVTMLFSSIALRCDYSTSSQSQDVVVTWRFKSFCKDPVMEYYSSSYIAMLSMGQDPTNDCHDDQRTVRIVIQKRGQNEPILGHEYRQRKITIQNRADLWISEVMWWDHGVYFCTVEAPGDTTGDSDKEVRLIVLHWLTVIFIIMGILLLFILISICWCQCCPQRCCCYLRCICCPKRCCCPEEALARHELVKQAKQGMLPWMFNRPMYGGDERNSQLNSTYINGLTQRDFSTKNSIPLTVVPYSGHPDSSVKMLDYIENEVKNLNTVQPLQNGIRTSGSAPPSVLSSLNEIGVREIDRRVIHLPPIMETVHDTSLPSSQRTSNSSRRNNQRRVRSHEDILDMGLARSHRSREGSRSSRSSQDRRTNRSQGNRRDDFEDGHQRGQWLPRRQNFEDYSDDSDYEDRSRHSSSNQRHGRRGYEENRRPHRRSNRDYSPERRNRRRDQSYSPPPRGRRQGSWSSLDDNDNRSRYNRVRSDDRMAEWLDALKKPFKYHEKPPSYHSVDGGSEESSARRSNRGRQSDRGSSHSGRSVVI